One genomic region from Gossypium hirsutum isolate 1008001.06 chromosome D13, Gossypium_hirsutum_v2.1, whole genome shotgun sequence encodes:
- the LOC121224947 gene encoding uncharacterized protein, which translates to MLTIASTIDDELNRFEIAYHNKKQGIIDVGNVDFNSRNVGKAIEKMEKYANATSALHASLVALNELEVSEKKMQKPKINIDYFNEETNFQRKQVLHFRKISLWSQTFDTSVGLMARIVFVIYARICTIFGPFVPSLTCIYIPKRKALHKKVYPETSYCLLVDKEKYTEHASKSGPIMKASRTNPRPRRSHSGQLCLSSPIMKASRTEPKNKSLIQSAPGNTVGAAGLALHYANIIIMAESCFYSTTSISNESQENMYEMLPISLKHALRRKLKGHLSKDVEESDEGQGLAQGWKEALGEIIGWLAPVAHDTLRWQQESDSQQKKLDSEPTALLMQTLHFSELEKTEAAIVEVLVGLSCIYRYGGRRERLDG; encoded by the coding sequence ATGCTGACCATTGCTTCAACAATCGATGACGAACTCAACAGGTTTGAAATCGCTTACCACAACAAGAAACAGggaattattgatgttggcaacGTTGATTTTAACTCCAGAAATGTTGGAAAAGCCATTGAAAAGATGGAGAAATACGCGAATGCGACATCTGCTCTACACGCATCATTGGTTGCCCTCAACGAATTGGAAGTATCAGAGAAAAAAATGCAGAAACCGAAGATCAACATTGATTACTTCAACGAGGAAACTAATTTCCAAAGAAAACAGGTTCTACATTTCAGAAAAATTTCCCTGTGGAGCCAAACATTTGATACAAGTGTTGGGTTAATGGCTCGAATCGTCTTCGTGATTTACGCTAGAATATGTACCATTTTTGGACCCTTTGTTCCAAGTCTTACATGCATCTATATTCCAAAAAGAAAAGCTTTACACAAGAAGGTTTATCCAGAGACCAGTTATTGCCTCCTCGTAGATAAAGAGAAGTACACGGAACATGCCTCAAAATCAGGTCCAATCATGAAAGCTTCCAGGACCAACCCAAGACCAAGACGTTCTCACAGTGGCCAACtatgtctatcaagtccaatcaTGAAAGCTTCGAGGACCGAACCCAAAAACAAAAGTTTGATACAATCGGCTCCAGGCAACACTGTAGGAGCAGCAGGGCTTGCTCTTCATTATGCAAACATAATCATTATGGCAGAAAGTTGTTTCTACTCAACAACAAGCATCAGCAACGAATCACAAGAGAACATGTACGAGATGTTGCCAATAAGCTTGAAACACGCTTTGAGAAGGAAGCTGAAAGGCCATTTGAGCAAGGATGTGGAGGAGAGTGATGAAGGACAAGGTTTGGCACAAGGGTGGAAAGAAGCCTTGGGGGAGATAATAGGGTGGTTGGCACCAGTGGCACATGATACGTTGAGATGGCAGCAAGAGAGTGACTCGCAGCAAAAAAAACTGGATTCGGAGCCGACAGCATTGTTGATGCAAACATTGCATTTCTCGGAATTAGAGAAAACAGAGGCGGCAATTGTGGAGGTTTTGGTAGGATTGAGTTGTATATATAGGTACGGGGGTCGACGGGAGAGGCTCGATGGCTGA